The proteins below come from a single Mycobacterium parmense genomic window:
- a CDS encoding citrate synthase 2 has translation MTVVPENFVPGLEGVVAFTTEIAEPDKDGGALRYRGVDIQDLVDQHVTFGDVWALLVDGKFGHGLPPAEPFPLPIHTGDVRVDVQAGLAMLAPIWGYKPLLDTDEATARDQLARASVMALSYVAQSARGIYQPAVPQRVIDECPTVTARFMTRWQGEPDPRHVEAIDAYWVSAAEHGMNASTFTARVIASTGADVAAALSGAIGAMSGPLHGGAPARVLPMLEEVERTGDARALVKDILDRGDKLMGFGHRVYRAEDPRARVLRATAERLGAPRHEVAVALEQAALAELRERRPDRAIETNVEFWAAVILDFARVPANMMPAMFTCGRTAGWCAHILEQKRLGKLVRPSAIYVGPGPRSPQSVEGWDRVLTNA, from the coding sequence ATGACTGTGGTCCCCGAAAACTTCGTCCCCGGTCTCGAGGGTGTGGTGGCTTTCACCACCGAGATCGCCGAGCCGGACAAAGACGGTGGCGCTCTGCGGTACCGCGGCGTCGACATCCAGGATCTGGTGGATCAGCACGTCACTTTCGGTGACGTGTGGGCGTTGCTGGTCGACGGCAAGTTCGGCCACGGGTTACCTCCCGCGGAACCGTTCCCGCTGCCCATTCACACCGGCGACGTGCGCGTCGACGTGCAGGCGGGCCTGGCGATGCTGGCTCCTATCTGGGGCTACAAGCCGCTGCTCGATACCGACGAGGCCACCGCCCGCGACCAGCTGGCCCGAGCGTCGGTGATGGCGCTGTCCTACGTCGCGCAGTCGGCGCGTGGGATCTACCAGCCGGCGGTCCCGCAGCGAGTCATCGACGAATGCCCAACCGTGACAGCCCGTTTCATGACCCGCTGGCAGGGTGAGCCGGACCCGAGGCATGTCGAGGCCATCGACGCCTACTGGGTGTCGGCGGCCGAGCACGGCATGAACGCCTCGACGTTCACCGCGCGGGTCATCGCTTCGACCGGCGCCGACGTCGCGGCCGCGCTCTCGGGCGCCATCGGCGCGATGAGCGGGCCGTTGCACGGCGGGGCGCCCGCACGGGTGCTGCCGATGCTCGAGGAGGTCGAGCGCACCGGCGACGCCCGCGCCCTGGTGAAGGACATCCTGGACCGTGGCGACAAGTTGATGGGCTTCGGGCACCGCGTCTACCGGGCCGAAGACCCGCGGGCGCGGGTGCTGCGCGCCACCGCCGAGCGGCTGGGCGCACCGCGCCACGAGGTCGCGGTCGCCCTCGAGCAGGCCGCCCTGGCCGAGTTGCGGGAGCGCCGCCCGGACCGGGCCATCGAGACCAACGTCGAGTTCTGGGCGGCGGTGATCCTCGATTTCGCCCGGGTGCCGGCCAACATGATGCCCGCGATGTTCACCTGCGGGCGCACCGCGGGCTGGTGTGCCCACATTCTCGAGCAGAAGCGGCTCGGCAAGCTGGTCCGGCCGTCGGCCATCTACGTGGGGCCCGGTCCGCGCAGCCCCCAGTCGGTCGAGGGCTGGGACAGGGTCCTCACCAACGCCTGA
- a CDS encoding FAD-dependent oxidoreductase produces MPHVITQSCCNDGSCVFACPVNCIHPTPDEPGFATSEMLHIDPVACVDCGACVSACPVGAIAPDTRLEPRQLPFVEINASFYPERPADVKLPPTSKLAPVIPAAEVSVRHRPLTVAIVGSGPAAMYAADELLTQHHVRVNVFEKLPTPYGLVRAGVAPDHQNTKKVTRLFDRVARHRRFRFFLNVEVGKHLSHADLLAHHHAVLYAVGAPNDRRLDIDGMGLPGTGTATELVAWINGHPEFASLPVDLSHERVVVIGNGNVALDVARVLTADPDDLARTDIADHALQALRCAAVREVVIAARRGPAQSAFTLPELIGLTGSADVVLSADDHDLVARDLASVSDKLTKTKLEILSKLGEAAAPPRSGRPRIRLAYRLTPKRVLGDQRATGVEFTVTGTDASRRLDAGLVLTSIGYRGKPIRDLPFDESADAVPNRDGRVVDPGSGRAVPGTYVAGWIKRGPTGFIGTNKSCSFQTVQSLVADFNAGKLTDPTAKPEALAALVRARQPDVVDSGGWRAIDSAEVERGSTEGRPRNKFTAVADMLAAAADAPPVPLRRRLLDRLLDPSG; encoded by the coding sequence ATGCCGCACGTCATCACCCAGTCGTGCTGTAACGACGGGTCCTGCGTTTTCGCCTGCCCGGTGAACTGCATTCACCCGACACCGGACGAGCCCGGCTTCGCCACGTCGGAGATGCTGCACATCGACCCGGTCGCCTGCGTCGACTGCGGTGCCTGCGTGAGCGCCTGCCCGGTCGGGGCGATCGCTCCCGACACCCGGCTGGAGCCTCGGCAGCTGCCGTTCGTCGAGATCAACGCGTCGTTCTACCCGGAGCGGCCGGCGGACGTGAAGCTGCCGCCCACATCGAAGCTGGCGCCCGTGATTCCGGCTGCCGAGGTCAGCGTCCGGCATCGGCCGCTGACAGTGGCCATCGTGGGCTCGGGCCCAGCGGCCATGTACGCCGCCGACGAGCTGCTCACCCAGCACCACGTGCGGGTCAACGTCTTCGAGAAGCTGCCGACGCCCTACGGGCTGGTGCGGGCAGGGGTGGCGCCCGACCATCAGAACACCAAGAAGGTCACCCGGCTCTTCGATCGGGTCGCCCGTCATCGCCGGTTCCGCTTCTTCCTCAACGTCGAGGTGGGCAAGCACCTCAGCCACGCCGACCTGCTGGCCCATCACCACGCGGTGCTGTACGCCGTCGGTGCGCCCAACGACCGTCGGCTCGACATCGACGGCATGGGTCTGCCCGGCACCGGCACCGCCACCGAACTCGTGGCGTGGATCAACGGTCATCCCGAATTCGCTTCTCTGCCAGTTGATTTGAGCCACGAGCGGGTGGTGGTCATCGGCAATGGCAACGTGGCCCTCGACGTGGCCCGTGTGCTGACCGCCGATCCCGACGACTTGGCGCGCACCGACATCGCCGACCACGCACTGCAAGCATTGCGCTGCGCGGCGGTGCGCGAGGTGGTGATCGCCGCCCGTCGCGGGCCCGCGCAGTCGGCGTTCACCCTGCCCGAGCTCATCGGCCTCACGGGCAGCGCCGATGTGGTGCTCAGCGCCGACGACCACGACCTGGTGGCACGCGACCTCGCGTCGGTCTCCGACAAGCTGACCAAGACCAAGCTCGAGATCCTGAGCAAACTCGGTGAGGCGGCGGCACCCCCGCGTTCGGGCCGTCCCCGAATCAGGCTGGCCTATCGACTCACCCCGAAGCGGGTGCTGGGCGACCAGCGCGCCACCGGGGTGGAGTTCACGGTCACCGGCACCGACGCGTCGCGCCGGCTGGACGCGGGTTTGGTGCTGACGTCGATCGGCTACCGCGGCAAGCCGATTCGGGACCTTCCGTTCGACGAATCCGCCGACGCCGTGCCCAACCGGGACGGTCGCGTCGTCGATCCCGGCTCCGGCCGGGCGGTGCCCGGCACGTACGTCGCGGGCTGGATCAAACGCGGACCGACCGGCTTCATCGGCACCAACAAGTCTTGCTCGTTTCAAACGGTGCAGTCGCTGGTCGCCGACTTCAACGCCGGCAAGTTGACCGATCCCACCGCGAAACCCGAGGCCCTGGCCGCGCTGGTGCGCGCGCGCCAGCCCGACGTCGTGGACTCCGGGGGCTGGCGGGCCATCGACTCCGCCGAGGTCGAACGCGGCAGCACCGAGGGACGGCCCCGCAACAAGTTCACCGCCGTCGCCGACATGCTCGCGGCCGCGGCCGACGCGCCGCCGGTGCCGCTGCGCCGGAGGCTTCTCGACCGGCTGCTGGACCCCTCCGGGTAG
- the arfB gene encoding channel accessory protein ArfB — protein MDFVIQWLWYLLAFVAGSAAAGLVGAKLAARTVHRRARADVTGSAHAGAWQ, from the coding sequence ATGGATTTCGTGATCCAGTGGCTCTGGTATCTGCTTGCTTTCGTGGCGGGCTCGGCCGCCGCCGGGCTGGTCGGCGCCAAGCTCGCCGCCCGCACCGTTCACCGACGCGCGCGCGCCGACGTGACCGGATCTGCCCACGCGGGTGCCTGGCAATGA
- a CDS encoding DUF2630 family protein, whose product MADGTNPIERDTLAHIRELVAEEKALRGQLQHGDISTSEEHDRLRRLEVELDQCWDLLRQRRALRETGGDPREAQVRPAGQVEDYLS is encoded by the coding sequence ATGGCCGATGGCACAAATCCGATCGAGCGCGACACGCTGGCACACATCCGCGAACTGGTCGCCGAGGAAAAAGCCCTGCGGGGCCAGCTGCAGCACGGTGACATCAGCACATCCGAGGAGCATGACCGCCTGCGCCGGCTGGAAGTCGAACTCGACCAGTGCTGGGACCTGCTGCGGCAACGCCGTGCCCTGCGCGAGACCGGTGGCGACCCGCGCGAGGCCCAGGTGCGTCCCGCCGGCCAGGTCGAGGACTACCTGAGCTGA
- the arfA gene encoding channel-forming protein ArfA/OmpATb, producing the protein MASGAGLRPAAENVDAPRAQEFYRRSLGVPWLIALGAIPLLIAVIGAGGLDRPRSVSGPAGPVPTLAAPTAVAAANTSLSPFSIIRSGNDITVSGDLPDDSAKAALMKSLTGSLPPGINVTDQVHINPNTHALDFSKSAPIFADSASISDFTLTVSQDVIILTGTATSQDCKSAVEGDVKHVWSNLNVVDNLVVNASSPPASAAAGSSCTDLQTAINVATGGPITFDNDGFSLTPVDQQVLTRVAAELKACPRAHAAINGYTDNSAADKVTVASSSQRAQKVADFLLALGVAGDQLAVNGLGSVHPVAPNGTAEGQAKNRRVEIVVS; encoded by the coding sequence GTGGCTTCAGGGGCGGGTCTGCGCCCAGCGGCCGAAAATGTGGACGCGCCGCGGGCTCAGGAGTTCTATCGGCGTTCGCTGGGCGTTCCCTGGCTGATCGCGCTGGGGGCCATTCCTTTGCTGATAGCGGTCATCGGCGCCGGCGGATTGGACCGACCGCGATCGGTCAGCGGGCCGGCCGGGCCGGTGCCGACCCTCGCGGCGCCCACCGCAGTCGCTGCGGCGAATACTTCATTATCGCCGTTCTCGATTATTCGCAGCGGCAACGACATCACCGTCAGCGGCGATTTGCCCGACGATTCCGCGAAAGCGGCTCTGATGAAATCGCTCACCGGATCGCTGCCGCCCGGCATCAACGTGACCGACCAAGTGCACATCAATCCCAATACCCATGCGCTCGATTTCTCGAAGTCGGCGCCCATTTTCGCCGACAGCGCGTCAATCTCCGATTTCACCCTCACGGTCAGCCAAGACGTCATCATTCTGACGGGCACCGCCACATCCCAAGATTGCAAGAGTGCGGTCGAAGGCGACGTCAAGCATGTCTGGTCGAACCTGAACGTGGTGGATAACCTAGTGGTCAACGCGTCGTCACCGCCTGCTTCCGCTGCTGCCGGGTCGTCGTGCACCGATCTGCAAACGGCAATCAATGTCGCGACAGGAGGACCAATCACCTTTGACAACGACGGGTTCAGCCTGACACCTGTCGATCAGCAGGTTTTGACGCGGGTGGCGGCCGAGCTGAAGGCGTGTCCGAGGGCTCACGCGGCGATCAACGGTTACACCGACAACTCCGCCGCCGACAAAGTCACCGTGGCATCGAGCAGCCAGCGGGCACAAAAGGTCGCCGACTTCCTTCTTGCCCTCGGCGTGGCGGGTGATCAACTGGCCGTCAACGGTCTGGGCTCGGTGCATCCGGTCGCCCCGAACGGCACGGCCGAGGGTCAGGCCAAGAATCGCCGAGTCGAAATCGTCGTGAGCTAA
- the pdxH gene encoding pyridoxamine 5'-phosphate oxidase, which yields MAGSEAEHLQRMRVEYGSTEKDGSPDLDVNWLEDGWLALLRKWIDDAERSGVAEPNAMVVATVADGRPASRSVLCKSVDETGITFFTNYDSAKGLELAATPYASATFPWYQLGRQVHLRGPVSRVAPEVTEDYWSKRPRGSQLGAWASHQSQPIASRAALLDQLAEVTERFAGDDRIPVPPAWGGYLIAPELIEFWQGRENRLHNRIRVVGARVERLQP from the coding sequence ATGGCAGGATCAGAAGCCGAACACCTGCAGAGAATGCGCGTCGAGTACGGATCCACCGAGAAAGACGGCAGCCCGGATCTCGACGTGAACTGGTTGGAAGATGGCTGGCTCGCGTTGTTGCGCAAGTGGATTGACGACGCCGAACGATCAGGGGTTGCCGAGCCCAACGCCATGGTGGTCGCCACCGTCGCGGACGGCCGCCCTGCGAGCCGGTCGGTGCTGTGCAAGAGCGTCGACGAGACCGGAATCACTTTTTTCACCAATTACGACTCGGCCAAGGGCCTCGAGCTGGCCGCGACGCCGTATGCCTCGGCGACTTTTCCCTGGTACCAGCTGGGCCGACAGGTTCATCTGCGCGGTCCGGTCAGCAGGGTCGCCCCCGAGGTGACCGAGGACTACTGGTCCAAGCGACCACGCGGTTCGCAATTGGGCGCGTGGGCGTCGCATCAGTCCCAGCCGATCGCCTCGCGCGCGGCGTTGCTCGACCAGCTGGCGGAGGTCACCGAGCGATTCGCCGGCGATGACCGGATCCCGGTGCCCCCGGCCTGGGGTGGATACCTGATCGCACCGGAGCTGATCGAATTCTGGCAGGGCCGAGAAAATCGGCTGCACAACCGGATTCGGGTGGTCGGTGCTCGCGTCGAGCGGCTGCAGCCCTGA
- a CDS encoding VOC family protein: MAINIEPAVIPHLVVGDAAAAIDFYVKAFDATELGRVPGPDGRLVNAAVRINGSTVMLNDDFPETCGGTSMTPKSLGGTPVTIHLTVTDVDAKFQRALDAGATVVAELADQFWGDRYGVVEDPFGHRWSMGQPVREVSPEEIQALMSGAAG, from the coding sequence ATGGCGATCAACATCGAACCCGCAGTGATACCCCACCTCGTGGTCGGCGACGCCGCCGCCGCGATCGACTTCTACGTCAAGGCTTTCGACGCGACCGAGCTGGGCCGGGTGCCCGGTCCGGACGGCAGGCTGGTCAACGCCGCGGTGCGCATCAACGGCTCCACGGTGATGCTCAACGACGACTTCCCGGAGACGTGTGGTGGCACGTCCATGACGCCGAAATCGCTCGGCGGCACCCCGGTCACGATCCACCTGACCGTCACCGACGTCGATGCCAAGTTCCAGCGGGCGCTGGACGCGGGCGCCACGGTGGTGGCCGAGCTGGCCGACCAGTTCTGGGGAGATCGTTACGGCGTGGTCGAGGACCCGTTCGGCCACCGCTGGTCGATGGGACAGCCGGTCCGCGAGGTCAGCCCCGAGGAGATACAGGCGTTGATGTCCGGCGCAGCCGGGTAG
- a CDS encoding citrate synthase, producing the protein MADTDDTATLKYPGGEIDLEIVHATEGADGIALGPLLSKTGYTTFDNGFVNTSACKSSITYIDGDAGILRYRGYPIEQLAEKSTFIEVSYLLIYGELPSKEQLADFTKRIQLHTMLHEDLKRFFDGFPRNAHPMPVLSSAVNALSAYYPDSLDPTDGEQVELSAIRLLAKLPTIAAYAYKKSVGQPFLYPDNSLTLVENFLRMTFGLPAEPYEADPEIVRALDMLLILHADHEQNCSTSTVRLVGSSQANLFTSISGGINALWGPLHGGANQAVLEMLEQIRQSDDDVSEFVRKVKNREAGVKLMGFGHRVYKNYDPRARIVKEQADKILAKLGGDDDLLDIAKQLEEAALTDDYFIERKLYPNVDFYTGLIYRALGFPTRMFTVLFALGRLPGWIAHWREMHDEGDSKIGRPRQIYTGYTERDYATIDAR; encoded by the coding sequence GTGGCCGACACCGACGACACCGCAACTCTGAAGTATCCGGGGGGCGAGATCGATCTGGAGATCGTGCACGCCACCGAAGGAGCTGACGGCATCGCGCTCGGCCCGTTGCTGTCGAAGACCGGCTACACGACGTTCGACAACGGGTTCGTCAACACGTCGGCCTGCAAGAGCTCCATCACCTACATCGACGGCGACGCCGGGATCCTGCGCTACCGCGGCTACCCCATCGAGCAGCTCGCCGAGAAGTCGACCTTCATCGAGGTCAGCTACCTGCTGATCTACGGCGAACTGCCGAGCAAGGAGCAGCTGGCCGACTTCACCAAGCGAATCCAGCTGCACACGATGCTGCACGAGGATCTGAAGCGGTTCTTCGACGGCTTCCCGCGCAACGCACACCCCATGCCGGTGTTGTCCAGCGCGGTCAACGCGCTGTCCGCGTACTACCCCGACTCCCTGGATCCGACCGACGGCGAACAGGTCGAGCTGTCGGCGATCCGGTTGCTGGCCAAGCTGCCGACCATTGCCGCCTACGCCTACAAGAAGTCCGTCGGCCAGCCGTTCCTCTACCCGGACAACTCGCTGACCTTGGTGGAGAACTTCCTGCGGATGACGTTCGGGCTGCCCGCGGAGCCCTATGAGGCGGATCCCGAGATCGTTCGGGCGCTCGACATGTTGCTCATCCTGCACGCCGACCACGAGCAGAACTGTTCGACGTCGACGGTCCGGTTGGTGGGATCGTCGCAGGCCAACCTGTTCACCTCCATCTCCGGCGGCATCAACGCGTTGTGGGGGCCGCTGCACGGTGGCGCCAACCAGGCTGTCCTGGAGATGCTCGAGCAGATCCGCCAGAGCGACGACGACGTCAGCGAGTTCGTCCGCAAGGTCAAGAACCGCGAAGCCGGCGTCAAACTGATGGGCTTCGGCCACCGGGTCTACAAGAACTACGACCCGCGGGCGCGGATCGTCAAGGAGCAGGCCGACAAGATCCTGGCCAAGCTCGGCGGCGACGACGACCTGCTGGACATCGCCAAGCAGCTCGAAGAGGCCGCGCTGACCGACGACTACTTCATCGAGCGCAAGCTCTACCCCAACGTCGACTTCTACACCGGCCTGATCTACCGGGCGCTCGGGTTCCCGACCCGGATGTTCACCGTGCTGTTCGCGCTGGGCCGGCTGCCCGGCTGGATCGCGCACTGGCGGGAGATGCACGACGAGGGCGACAGCAAGATCGGCCGTCCCCGTCAGATCTACACGGGGTACACCGAGCGCGACTACGCGACGATCGACGCGCGCTAA
- a CDS encoding phytoene desaturase family protein: MTEQAADVDVVVVGGGHNGLVAAGYLARAGLRVRLLERLDHVGGAAVSAHAFDGVDIRVSRYSYLVSLLPRRIVEDLGAPVRLARRPFSSYTPEPATGGRRGLLVPADGAHADTFAAIGAAGDRRGFAAFYRRCGLVTQRLWPTLLEPLPTRDQARSHVLAGGDRDAPAAWRALIDEPIGRAIAGAVGNDVVRGVIATDALIGTFASLDDPSLLQNVCLLYHVLGGGSGDWDVPVGGMGAVTTSLAAAATARGAEILTGADVYRIDPDGRVLFRTGEQEHVVRARYVLAGVTPAVLAALLGETPPTLAQGAQVKVNMALRRLPRLRDDAVAPEQAFAGTFHVNETWSQLHAAYTRAGAGELPDPLPCEAYCHSLTDPGILSADLRARGAHTMTVFSLQTPHSLFDGADADALRDRLTESVLTSLNSVLAEPIQELLLPDAQGRPCIETTTTLDLERTLRMSGGNIFHGGLSWPFADDGEPMDTPARRWGVATAHERIMLCGSGARRGGAVSGIGGHNAAMAVLASD, from the coding sequence CTGACCGAGCAGGCGGCCGACGTCGACGTCGTCGTCGTCGGCGGGGGCCACAACGGCCTGGTCGCCGCCGGCTATCTGGCCCGGGCGGGTCTGCGGGTGCGGCTGCTCGAACGGTTGGACCACGTCGGCGGGGCAGCGGTCTCGGCGCACGCGTTCGACGGTGTGGACATCCGGGTCTCTCGGTACTCCTACCTGGTCAGCCTGCTGCCCCGGCGCATCGTCGAGGACCTGGGCGCCCCGGTGCGGTTGGCGCGGCGACCCTTCTCGTCCTACACGCCGGAACCGGCGACCGGCGGCCGGCGCGGCTTGCTGGTTCCCGCGGACGGCGCCCACGCGGACACGTTCGCGGCGATCGGCGCCGCCGGCGATCGCCGTGGCTTCGCGGCGTTCTACCGGCGCTGCGGGCTGGTGACCCAACGGCTCTGGCCGACGCTGCTGGAGCCGTTGCCCACCCGCGACCAGGCGCGCAGCCACGTCCTGGCGGGCGGCGACCGTGACGCGCCGGCCGCCTGGCGGGCACTGATCGACGAGCCGATCGGCCGCGCCATCGCCGGTGCGGTGGGCAACGACGTGGTGCGCGGGGTGATCGCGACCGACGCGTTGATCGGCACCTTCGCTTCCCTCGACGACCCCTCGTTGCTACAGAATGTCTGCCTGCTCTACCACGTGCTCGGCGGGGGCAGTGGAGATTGGGACGTCCCCGTCGGCGGCATGGGCGCGGTGACCACCTCGCTGGCGGCGGCCGCCACCGCCCGGGGTGCCGAAATCCTCACCGGCGCAGACGTTTACCGTATCGACCCGGACGGCCGGGTGCTCTTCCGCACCGGTGAACAGGAGCACGTCGTGCGGGCGCGCTACGTGCTGGCGGGCGTCACACCCGCGGTCCTGGCCGCACTGCTCGGTGAAACACCGCCGACCCTGGCTCAGGGCGCGCAGGTCAAGGTGAACATGGCGCTGCGGCGGCTGCCCCGGCTGCGCGACGACGCCGTCGCGCCCGAGCAGGCGTTTGCCGGGACGTTTCATGTCAACGAGACGTGGAGCCAACTGCACGCCGCGTACACGCGCGCCGGCGCAGGCGAGCTACCGGATCCGTTGCCGTGTGAGGCCTACTGCCATTCGCTGACCGATCCCGGCATCCTGTCGGCCGACCTGCGCGCCCGCGGCGCGCACACCATGACGGTGTTCAGCCTGCAGACCCCGCACTCGCTGTTCGACGGCGCCGACGCCGACGCACTGCGTGACCGGCTCACCGAGTCGGTGCTGACGTCGCTGAATTCCGTTCTGGCCGAACCGATTCAAGAACTCCTGCTGCCGGACGCGCAGGGTCGGCCCTGCATCGAGACCACGACGACGCTGGACTTGGAGCGCACGCTGCGCATGAGCGGCGGCAACATCTTCCACGGCGGGCTGTCCTGGCCGTTCGCCGACGACGGCGAGCCCATGGACACCCCGGCGCGGCGATGGGGAGTGGCCACAGCCCACGAGCGGATCATGCTGTGTGGCTCGGGCGCCCGCCGCGGCGGCGCGGTGTCGGGCATCGGCGGGCACAACGCCGCGATGGCCGTGCTCGCCTCGGACTAG
- a CDS encoding AurF N-oxygenase family protein, whose product MDRTRLVRRWRRNMEVRDDAEYVEMLATLSEGSVRRNFNPYTDIDWDSPEFAVTDNDPRWILPATDPLGRHPWYQAQSHERQVKIGMWRQANVAKVGLHFESILIRGLMNYTFWVPNGSPEYRYCLHESVEECNHTMMFQEMVNRVGADVPGMPRMLRWLSPLVPLVAGPLPVAFFIGVLAGEEPIDHTQKNVLREGKSLHPIMERVMAIHVAEEARHISFAHEFLRRRLPQLTKRQRFWTALYLPLVMRALCQAIVVPPKGFWQEFDIPREVKKELFFRSPESRKWLSDMFADVRMLSHDTGLMESRSARLMWRLCKIDGKPSRYRSEPQRQHLASVPAA is encoded by the coding sequence ATGGACAGGACGCGATTGGTCCGGCGGTGGCGCCGCAACATGGAAGTCCGCGACGACGCCGAGTACGTGGAAATGCTGGCGACATTGTCCGAAGGCTCTGTTCGGCGAAACTTCAACCCCTACACAGACATTGACTGGGACTCGCCCGAATTCGCCGTCACCGACAACGATCCGCGCTGGATTCTGCCGGCGACGGACCCGCTCGGTCGTCACCCCTGGTACCAAGCGCAGTCGCACGAGCGCCAGGTCAAGATCGGTATGTGGCGCCAGGCGAACGTCGCCAAGGTCGGCCTGCACTTCGAATCCATCCTGATCCGCGGCCTGATGAACTACACGTTCTGGGTGCCGAACGGGTCTCCGGAATACCGGTACTGCCTGCACGAATCGGTCGAAGAGTGCAACCACACCATGATGTTCCAGGAGATGGTGAACCGCGTGGGGGCAGACGTCCCGGGCATGCCTCGCATGCTGCGCTGGCTTTCGCCGCTCGTGCCGCTGGTGGCCGGTCCGCTGCCGGTCGCGTTCTTCATCGGCGTGCTCGCGGGCGAGGAGCCCATCGACCACACGCAGAAGAACGTGTTGCGCGAAGGCAAGTCGTTGCACCCGATCATGGAGCGGGTCATGGCGATCCACGTTGCCGAAGAGGCGCGCCACATCTCTTTTGCGCACGAGTTCTTGCGCCGGCGGCTGCCGCAGCTGACCAAGCGTCAGCGGTTCTGGACGGCGTTGTACCTGCCGCTGGTCATGCGGGCTCTGTGCCAGGCGATCGTCGTGCCGCCCAAGGGGTTCTGGCAGGAGTTCGACATTCCCCGTGAGGTCAAGAAGGAACTCTTCTTCCGGTCGCCGGAATCGCGGAAGTGGTTGAGCGACATGTTCGCCGACGTGCGGATGCTGTCTCACGACACCGGGCTGATGGAATCGCGTTCGGCGCGGCTCATGTGGCGGCTCTGCAAGATCGACGGCAAGCCGTCGCGCTACCGCAGCGAGCCGCAACGCCAGCACCTGGCTTCCGTGCCGGCCGCCTAG
- the serC gene encoding phosphoserine transaminase, whose translation MADQLEIPADIKPRDGRFGCGPSKVRPEQLTALTTTAAPLFGTSHRQAPIKNLVGRVRSGLTELFSVPDGYQVILGNGGATAFWDAAAFGLIDKRSLHLAYGEFSSKFASAVAKNPFVGDPIVIKADAGGAPEPQADPSVDVIAWAHNETSTGVAVPVRRPDDSGDALLVIDATSGAGGLPVDITETDAYYFSPQKNFASDGGIWLAVMSPAALARVDAIAASGRWVPDFLSLPIAVENSLKDQTYNTPAVATLVLMAEQLDWMLGNGGLDWAVKRTADSSQRLYSWAQDRPYTNPFVADAALRSQVVGTIDFVDDVDAAAVAKVLRANGIVDTEPYRKLGRNQLRVGMFPAVDPEDVTALTQCIDWVVERL comes from the coding sequence ATGGCTGACCAGCTCGAGATTCCCGCTGACATCAAACCCCGCGACGGCCGCTTCGGGTGCGGCCCGTCGAAGGTCCGACCCGAGCAGCTGACGGCGCTGACCACCACCGCGGCCCCGTTGTTCGGCACCTCGCACCGGCAGGCGCCCATCAAGAACCTGGTGGGCCGCGTCCGGTCGGGGCTCACCGAGCTGTTCTCGGTTCCCGACGGTTACCAGGTCATCCTCGGCAACGGCGGAGCGACGGCGTTCTGGGATGCCGCCGCCTTCGGGTTGATCGACAAGCGGTCGCTACATCTGGCCTACGGCGAGTTCAGCTCGAAGTTCGCCTCCGCGGTCGCCAAGAACCCGTTCGTCGGCGATCCCATCGTCATCAAGGCGGATGCGGGCGGCGCGCCCGAGCCGCAGGCCGACCCGTCGGTCGACGTGATCGCGTGGGCCCACAACGAGACGTCGACGGGGGTCGCGGTGCCCGTCCGGCGCCCCGACGACTCGGGGGACGCGCTCCTCGTCATCGACGCGACGTCGGGCGCCGGGGGCCTGCCGGTCGACATCACCGAAACCGACGCCTATTACTTCTCGCCCCAGAAGAACTTCGCCAGCGACGGCGGCATCTGGCTGGCCGTCATGAGCCCGGCCGCGCTCGCCCGCGTCGACGCCATCGCGGCGTCCGGTCGCTGGGTGCCGGACTTCTTGTCGCTACCGATCGCGGTGGAGAACAGCCTCAAGGACCAGACCTACAACACCCCGGCGGTCGCCACCCTGGTGTTGATGGCAGAGCAGCTGGACTGGATGCTGGGCAACGGCGGGCTGGACTGGGCCGTCAAGCGGACCGCGGATTCGTCGCAGCGGCTGTACTCCTGGGCGCAAGACCGTCCGTACACCAACCCGTTCGTCGCGGACGCCGCGTTGCGGTCCCAGGTGGTGGGCACGATCGACTTCGTCGATGATGTCGACGCGGCGGCCGTCGCCAAGGTCCTGCGGGCCAACGGCATCGTCGACACCGAGCCGTACCGCAAGCTCGGCCGCAACCAGCTACGGGTCGGGAT